From the genome of Macadamia integrifolia cultivar HAES 741 unplaced genomic scaffold, SCU_Mint_v3 scaffold3188, whole genome shotgun sequence, one region includes:
- the LOC122067873 gene encoding peroxidase 64 — protein MAAIVQMLSTLLLLSLWSLGDGLSLNYYEKTCPGFESAITDVVKKAAANDKTVPAALLRMHFHDCFIRGCDGSVLLNSVGQNTAEKDGPPNISLHAFYVIDDAKKAVEALCPGIVSCADVLALAARDAVVISGGPTWEVPKGRKDGRVSKATETRQLPAPTFNISQLQQSFSQRGLSMADLVALSGGHTLGFAHCSSFQNRIHKFDASHDIDPSLAPGFASNLRSICPLGNTAKNAGSSMDTSPTTFDNTYFKLLLQGKSLFSSDQSLLTTSGTKGLVSEFSTSKEAFNEAFVKSMIKMSSLTGGQEVRLDCRKVN, from the exons ATGGCAGCCATAGTTCAAATGCTTTCCACCCTCCTTCTCCTCTCACTTTGGTCCCTAGGTGATGGGCTGAGCTTAAACTACTATGAGAAAACATGTCCCGGGTTCGAGTCAGCCATAACCGATGTCGTAAAAAAGGCGGCAGCGAATGACAAGACTGTACCGGCGGCACTTCTCCGGATGCATTTTCATGATTGTTTCATAAGA GGGTGCGATGGTTCAGTGCTGTTGAATTCAGTAGGACAGAACACTGCCGAGAAAGATGGGCCTCCTAACATTTCCTTGCATGCATTTTATGTCATCGATGATGCAAAGAAAGCAGTAGAAGCTCTGTGCCCTGGTATCGTTTCTTGTGCTGATGTATTGGCTCTTGCTGCAAGGGATGCTGTTGTCATT TCTGGAGGTCCCACTTGGGAAgtacccaagggaagaaaagatggtAGAGTTTCTAAGGCCACTGAAACCAGACAACTACCAGCTCCCACGTTCAACATATCTCAATTGCAGCAAAGCTTCTCTCAGAGAGGTTTATCCATGGCCGACCTGGTGGCTCTCTCag GAGGTCATACCCTGGGATTCGCTCACTGTTCATCGTTCCAGAACAGAATCCATAAATTCGACGCCAGTCATGATATAGACCCTTCATTGGCGCCGGGGTTTGCCTCCAACCTGAGAAGCATCTGTCCTCTGGGAAACACAGCAAAGAATGCAGGTTCATCCATGGATACTAGTCCCACTACCTTTGATAACACATATTTCAAGCTATTACTACAGGGAAAGAGCTTGTTCTCTTCGGATCAATCCCTGCTGACTACCTCAGGGACCAAAGGGCTTGTTTCCGAATTTTCTACCTCCAAAGAGGCCTTCAATGAAGCTTTTGTGAAGTCCATGATCAAGATGAGCAGCCTCACCGGTGGACAAGAGGTTAGATTGGACTGCAGAAAGGTTAATTAA